Proteins encoded within one genomic window of Candidatus Syntrophocurvum alkaliphilum:
- a CDS encoding permease: protein MEVLYTLIQGGFNELFDYLSYHVLSCLVPAFFIAGAMAVVLTKGAIIKYFGHKAKKIVSYSVASVSGILLAVCSCTVLPLFGGIYRMGAGLGPAITFLYSGPAINILAISLTGVAIGWHMGAARAIGAVAFAIVIGLIMAIVFSKEEQFREQVDFEIPDEKSEKPISFLAVFFGTLVAILIISTSNIDFWIKAALDIILITVVAYMVKRYFEPGEFRSWMSETWSLAKLVVPMLLIGIFIVGMVTAVLPPEWIANYVGNNSVTANIAASLVGALFYFSTLTEVPIVRGLMDLGMHPGPALALLLAGPAVSIPNLLVVNQILGLRKTGAYFICVVISASITGWIYGTFFV from the coding sequence ATGGAAGTATTATATACTTTGATTCAAGGTGGTTTTAACGAGCTTTTTGACTACCTCTCTTATCATGTATTATCATGTTTAGTTCCTGCATTTTTTATAGCTGGAGCTATGGCGGTTGTTCTTACAAAAGGTGCAATAATTAAATATTTTGGGCATAAAGCGAAAAAAATTGTATCCTATTCTGTAGCTTCAGTATCTGGAATTTTATTAGCGGTTTGTTCATGTACTGTCCTGCCACTTTTTGGTGGTATATATAGGATGGGGGCAGGGTTAGGGCCAGCAATAACCTTTTTGTATTCTGGACCAGCTATAAACATATTAGCAATTTCCTTAACAGGGGTAGCGATAGGTTGGCATATGGGGGCAGCACGTGCAATAGGTGCTGTAGCATTTGCTATAGTTATTGGACTAATAATGGCAATTGTGTTTAGTAAGGAAGAGCAGTTTAGAGAACAAGTAGATTTTGAAATACCAGATGAAAAAAGCGAAAAACCGATTTCTTTTTTAGCTGTATTTTTTGGAACATTAGTAGCTATTCTTATAATCAGTACTAGTAATATAGATTTTTGGATTAAGGCTGCATTAGATATAATTTTAATAACTGTTGTAGCATATATGGTAAAAAGATATTTTGAGCCGGGTGAATTTCGCTCATGGATGAGTGAAACATGGAGTTTAGCAAAACTTGTTGTACCAATGCTATTGATTGGTATTTTTATAGTTGGTATGGTAACAGCAGTTCTTCCACCAGAATGGATTGCCAATTATGTTGGAAATAATAGCGTTACAGCTAATATAGCTGCTTCATTGGTGGGAGCACTATTTTATTTTTCTACCTTGACGGAAGTGCCTATTGTAAGAGGTTTAATGGATTTAGGGATGCATCCTGGACCGGCTCTTGCTCTTTTACTAGCAGGACCTGCAGTTAGTATCCCTAACTTACTAGTTGTTAATCAAATATTAGGACTTAGAAAAACTGGTGCATATTTTATTTGTGTTGTTATTTCGGCAAGTATAACAGGATGGATTTACGGAACGTTTTTTGTTTAA
- the pflB gene encoding formate C-acetyltransferase, with translation MLILKAWDNFRPGLWMHEINVRDFIQKNYTPYDGDESFLESPTETTKNLWDKCTELLKEERQKNGVYEVDAEIPINITSHPPGYIDKNLEIIFGLQTDKPLKRAINVYGGLQHAEKACQAYGYEINKDIKEFFQKHRRTHNDGVFTAYTEEMKLARKVGIITGLPDSYGRGRIIGDYRRVSLYGVDFLIEAKKLDLSLLSKEMNDYNIQLREEIFDQLQSLNELKEMALSYGFDISKPANNTHEAIQWLYFGFLAAIKEQNGAAMSIGRISTFLDIYIERDLKQGLLTEKLAQEIIDQFVIKLRLVRHLRTPEYSTLFAGDPNWVTEAIGGAGVDGRHLVTKSSYRILHTLENLGPAPEPNMTVLWAKNLPRNFMKYCSKLSINTCAIQYENDEVMRPYYGDDYAISCCVSAMRLGTQTQYFGARCNLAKLLLYAINGGIDEITNQQVGVEMPVYDGEYLEFEEIMRRLEIQMDWLAGLYVNAMNVIHYMHDKYAYERIEMALHNTDIDRFIAFGMAGLSVVADSLSAIKYGKVKAIKDERGLITDFEVEQDYPKFGNDDDRVDMIAVDLVKNFLRKTQKYPTYKNGIHTLSILTITSNVMYGKHTGTTPDGRKKGEPLAPGVNPLHGREEHGAIAACNSVAKIPFGFARDGVSFTFSTVPSSLGKTLDEQTDNLIGLMHGYFIQDAHHINVNVINIDTLKKAMEQPEQYPDLTIRVSGYAVHFTKLSREQQEEIIQRTFYKRM, from the coding sequence ATGTTAATTTTGAAAGCATGGGATAATTTTAGGCCTGGATTATGGATGCACGAAATAAATGTACGTGATTTTATACAAAAAAATTATACTCCCTACGATGGTGATGAAAGTTTTTTAGAATCACCCACTGAAACTACCAAAAATTTATGGGACAAATGTACAGAACTCCTTAAGGAAGAACGCCAAAAAAATGGAGTTTATGAAGTTGATGCTGAAATCCCTATTAATATTACTAGCCATCCACCTGGATACATTGATAAGAATTTAGAAATAATATTTGGATTGCAAACTGATAAGCCTCTAAAAAGAGCTATAAATGTATATGGAGGACTTCAACATGCAGAAAAAGCTTGTCAAGCTTATGGTTATGAGATTAACAAAGATATTAAGGAATTTTTTCAAAAACATAGACGCACCCACAATGATGGAGTATTTACTGCCTATACAGAAGAAATGAAATTAGCTAGAAAAGTAGGTATTATTACTGGGTTACCTGATTCTTATGGTAGAGGAAGAATAATAGGTGATTATAGAAGAGTAAGTCTTTATGGTGTAGATTTTCTTATTGAGGCAAAAAAACTAGACCTGTCATTATTAAGCAAAGAAATGAACGATTACAATATTCAGTTGCGTGAAGAAATTTTTGATCAATTACAATCCTTAAATGAGCTTAAAGAAATGGCCTTAAGCTATGGTTTTGATATTTCAAAACCAGCAAATAATACTCATGAAGCAATTCAATGGTTGTATTTTGGATTTCTAGCTGCGATTAAAGAGCAAAACGGAGCTGCTATGAGTATAGGAAGAATTTCTACTTTTCTAGACATTTACATTGAAAGAGACTTAAAACAAGGTCTTTTAACCGAAAAACTAGCTCAGGAAATAATTGATCAGTTTGTAATTAAATTAAGATTGGTAAGGCACCTACGCACACCAGAATATAGTACTCTTTTTGCTGGAGATCCCAACTGGGTTACTGAAGCTATTGGCGGAGCTGGTGTTGATGGAAGACATTTAGTAACTAAGAGTAGTTATAGAATACTCCACACTTTAGAAAACTTAGGCCCTGCCCCAGAACCCAATATGACAGTACTATGGGCAAAAAATTTGCCTCGTAACTTCATGAAATATTGTAGTAAATTATCTATTAATACATGTGCTATTCAGTACGAAAATGATGAAGTAATGAGACCATATTACGGTGATGATTACGCTATTTCCTGCTGTGTATCAGCTATGCGTTTGGGCACTCAAACACAGTATTTTGGAGCACGCTGTAACCTAGCAAAGCTTCTACTATATGCTATAAATGGTGGAATAGATGAAATAACTAACCAACAAGTAGGAGTTGAAATGCCCGTTTATGATGGAGAATATCTTGAATTTGAGGAAATAATGAGACGGTTAGAGATTCAAATGGATTGGTTAGCTGGATTATATGTAAATGCTATGAACGTAATCCATTATATGCATGACAAATACGCCTATGAAAGAATTGAAATGGCATTGCATAACACCGATATAGACCGATTTATCGCCTTTGGCATGGCAGGTTTATCAGTAGTTGCAGATTCCTTAAGTGCAATAAAATACGGTAAAGTGAAAGCAATTAAAGATGAAAGAGGATTAATTACTGACTTTGAAGTAGAACAAGATTATCCTAAGTTTGGAAATGATGATGATAGGGTAGATATGATTGCAGTTGATTTAGTTAAAAATTTCTTGCGCAAAACACAAAAATACCCTACTTATAAAAACGGAATTCACACACTATCAATCTTAACAATAACTTCTAATGTAATGTATGGTAAGCATACTGGTACTACTCCTGATGGTCGCAAAAAAGGTGAACCTCTTGCTCCAGGAGTAAACCCACTTCATGGGCGGGAAGAACATGGAGCTATCGCAGCGTGTAATTCGGTAGCAAAAATACCATTTGGTTTTGCTCGCGATGGTGTTTCTTTTACATTTTCAACCGTTCCTTCATCACTAGGTAAAACTCTTGACGAGCAGACAGATAATCTAATCGGCCTTATGCATGGTTATTTTATACAAGACGCTCACCATATAAATGTTAATGTAATAAATATAGATACCTTAAAAAAAGCTATGGAGCAACCAGAACAATATCCCGACCTAACTATCCGAGTATCAGGATATGCAGTTCACTTTACTAAACTTAGTCGTGAACAACAGGAAGAAATAATACAACGCACTTTTTATAAGAGGATGTAG
- a CDS encoding efflux RND transporter periplasmic adaptor subunit, whose translation MLKNKKFLWGAGIIAIILVVVIAISTSAVSIETIAVKEGNIQRTVTDTGIVQSVTNYDLQTISGGRVADILVEVGQDVSEGQTIALLSNSDITIQKSNIKSQLAQARSAKLKIKATIDNLQSELSEAEKHLNRMEELYIANAISRVEYDEAVLAVDTINQSLTNSNEQLSAANEQVDVLNQSYRELGTNELDLTITSPIDGTIMSLPISKEQVLMPGAIVSTVAVDEQMEIKSHILSDELGGIELGQKVELTAPVLGDESLWGKVTKVYPRAEEKMSALGVAQRRVPVIISLEGTGNLKPGYETTVTIYTQSKEDVLKVPREVIMSLSDGEKQVRFVKDGRVVYNDVETGLSDNYNIEIKQGLNLGDEVITDTRIDLSPNTRVKIK comes from the coding sequence ATGTTAAAAAACAAGAAGTTTTTATGGGGAGCAGGAATAATAGCTATTATTTTAGTAGTGGTAATAGCTATAAGTACCTCAGCAGTAAGTATTGAGACAATAGCTGTTAAGGAAGGTAATATTCAACGTACAGTTACCGATACAGGTATAGTACAATCTGTGACTAACTACGACCTCCAAACTATAAGTGGGGGTAGAGTTGCAGATATATTAGTAGAAGTTGGTCAAGATGTAAGTGAAGGTCAAACAATAGCATTATTATCAAATTCCGACATAACTATACAAAAAAGTAATATAAAGAGCCAGTTAGCACAGGCAAGAAGTGCTAAGCTCAAAATTAAGGCTACTATTGATAACCTGCAAAGTGAGCTAAGTGAAGCTGAAAAACATTTAAACAGAATGGAAGAACTATATATAGCTAATGCCATAAGCAGGGTGGAGTATGATGAAGCCGTTTTAGCTGTAGATACAATAAACCAAAGTCTTACAAACTCAAATGAGCAACTCAGTGCAGCCAATGAACAAGTTGATGTTTTAAATCAATCATATAGAGAGTTAGGAACTAATGAACTAGATTTAACTATTACAAGTCCTATTGATGGAACAATAATGAGTCTTCCTATAAGTAAGGAGCAGGTACTAATGCCAGGAGCAATAGTATCAACAGTTGCAGTTGATGAACAAATGGAAATTAAGTCCCACATATTAAGTGATGAATTAGGAGGAATAGAATTAGGGCAAAAAGTAGAACTAACTGCCCCTGTATTAGGTGATGAAAGCTTATGGGGAAAAGTAACAAAAGTATATCCAAGGGCGGAAGAAAAGATGTCTGCATTAGGAGTAGCGCAGCGCAGAGTCCCTGTCATCATTTCCTTAGAAGGTACTGGCAACCTAAAACCGGGTTATGAAACCACTGTAACTATTTATACACAAAGTAAAGAAGATGTTTTAAAGGTGCCTAGAGAGGTTATTATGAGTTTATCTGATGGAGAAAAACAAGTTAGATTTGTAAAAGATGGTAGAGTTGTATATAACGATGTTGAAACTGGTTTATCTGATAATTACAATATTGAAATAAAACAAGGATTAAATCTTGGTGATGAAGTTATAACAGATACTAGAATAGATTTATCCCCTAATACAAGAGTAAAAATAAAATAA
- a CDS encoding thioredoxin family protein translates to MKIKVLGTGCAKCDQLERDVINCLAEMDVAADVEKVKDINKIMDYKVMLTPALVINDKVKVSGKAPKKTEIEKLIKEELS, encoded by the coding sequence ATGAAAATTAAAGTTTTGGGTACAGGTTGTGCAAAGTGTGATCAACTTGAAAGGGATGTTATTAATTGTTTAGCGGAAATGGATGTAGCTGCAGATGTAGAAAAAGTTAAAGATATTAATAAAATAATGGATTATAAAGTTATGTTAACTCCTGCGTTAGTTATAAATGATAAAGTCAAGGTATCCGGGAAGGCACCGAAGAAAACGGAGATAGAGAAATTAATAAAAGAAGAATTAAGCTAG
- a CDS encoding ATP-binding cassette domain-containing protein: MIVIQANKITKSYNDIKILNEINFSINQNERVGLVGPNGVGKSTLMQCLSGEMPPDSGDVIIGNGIKYGYLEQLPEKNNNTTTWDIVMESYSELIEYRQTMHELEKQIACAEENQLEKLLNKYSKVTEMYERADGYSCESTARKILIGLGFNKEDFNKPYKDFSGGQKTRINLARLLALNPDLLLLDEPTNHLDINSIMWLEDFLNNYSGTLLIVSHDRTFLDNICTRILELNTNKVNSYFGNYTKYLKLKAEEDLTFARAYKKQQEKIKRTEEFIRKYRAGIKSKQARGRELQLQRMERLEADRKKQMSNWQINITNNSAHEVLQVIELEKTFEDNIIFKDINFKLTKGQKVALIGPNGCGKTTLLKTIIKEIYPENGVIKIGNRVKLAYFAQEYETINPYNTLLDELLTSFDITIQESRSYLGKMLFSGDDVFKTIDQLSGGEKARIAILKIIISGANFLVLDEPTNHLDIESCQLVEELLTEFPGTILFVSHDRSFIDQIADGILSMENGNIEYFPGNYSYYQEKINRIRNEEALLKKQEKAEKKVAKPRNEKKEKEKLVSKLNEKLNLIEEEIIQIEEEKTKIEEVLSDPDTYNNEEKAKSYTFYYHEIEEQYNVKYDEWEELSLQIDELNEEL; this comes from the coding sequence ATGATAGTTATACAAGCTAATAAAATAACTAAATCGTATAATGACATTAAAATATTGAATGAAATTAATTTTTCTATAAACCAAAACGAGCGTGTTGGATTAGTAGGACCTAATGGTGTGGGTAAGTCTACACTAATGCAGTGTTTGTCTGGAGAAATGCCCCCAGATTCTGGTGATGTAATAATCGGAAATGGGATAAAATATGGCTATCTTGAGCAGTTGCCCGAGAAAAACAATAATACAACTACATGGGATATAGTAATGGAAAGTTATTCTGAATTAATTGAATATAGACAAACAATGCACGAATTAGAGAAACAAATTGCTTGTGCCGAAGAAAATCAACTAGAAAAACTACTAAATAAATATTCTAAAGTTACAGAAATGTATGAACGTGCAGATGGATACTCCTGTGAATCTACAGCACGAAAAATACTAATAGGATTAGGGTTTAACAAAGAAGATTTTAATAAACCCTATAAAGATTTTAGTGGTGGTCAAAAAACTAGAATCAACTTGGCAAGATTACTTGCATTAAATCCAGATTTATTATTATTAGACGAGCCAACTAATCATTTAGACATAAACTCTATAATGTGGTTAGAAGATTTTTTAAATAACTATTCAGGCACTTTATTGATAGTTTCACATGATCGAACCTTTTTAGATAATATTTGTACTAGAATATTAGAACTTAATACCAATAAAGTAAATTCTTATTTTGGAAATTATACCAAATACTTAAAGCTCAAAGCAGAAGAAGATTTGACATTTGCAAGAGCATATAAAAAACAACAGGAAAAAATAAAGCGTACTGAAGAATTTATAAGAAAATACAGAGCGGGAATAAAATCAAAACAGGCTAGGGGACGTGAGCTTCAGCTACAACGTATGGAGAGATTAGAAGCTGATAGAAAAAAACAAATGAGTAATTGGCAAATAAATATCACAAATAATAGTGCTCATGAGGTTTTACAAGTTATAGAGTTAGAAAAAACTTTTGAAGATAATATTATTTTTAAGGATATAAATTTTAAACTTACCAAAGGTCAGAAAGTTGCTTTGATAGGGCCGAATGGCTGTGGTAAAACTACACTTTTAAAGACTATAATTAAAGAAATTTATCCTGAAAATGGAGTAATTAAGATAGGCAATAGAGTTAAATTAGCTTATTTTGCACAGGAGTATGAAACAATAAATCCATATAATACTTTATTAGATGAGCTTTTAACTAGTTTTGATATAACTATTCAAGAATCTCGAAGCTACTTAGGTAAAATGTTATTTAGTGGTGATGATGTATTTAAAACTATTGATCAACTAAGTGGTGGTGAAAAGGCACGTATTGCTATACTAAAAATAATTATATCAGGGGCTAATTTCTTAGTTCTTGATGAGCCTACCAACCATTTAGATATAGAAAGCTGTCAATTAGTTGAAGAATTATTAACAGAATTTCCAGGTACAATTCTTTTTGTATCTCATGACCGTAGCTTTATAGATCAAATAGCTGACGGAATTTTAAGTATGGAAAATGGAAATATCGAGTACTTTCCAGGTAATTATTCATATTATCAGGAAAAGATAAATCGCATTAGAAACGAAGAAGCCCTATTAAAAAAACAAGAAAAAGCAGAAAAAAAAGTAGCAAAGCCACGAAATGAAAAAAAGGAAAAAGAAAAATTAGTTAGCAAGCTAAATGAAAAGCTAAATCTTATAGAGGAAGAAATTATTCAAATAGAAGAAGAAAAAACAAAAATTGAAGAAGTATTATCTGATCCAGATACTTATAACAATGAAGAAAAAGCTAAATCCTATACATTCTACTATCATGAAATTGAAGAGCAATATAATGTAAAATATGATGAGTGGGAAGAACTTTCATTACAAATAGATGAGCTAAATGAGGAGCTATAA
- the pflA gene encoding pyruvate formate-lyase-activating protein, with amino-acid sequence MTGKIHSIDSFSTLDGPGIRTVIFMQGCNLRCKYCHNPDSWDPKASSAKEYTVESLMEIIFKSKPFFEASGGGITFSGGEPLLQDDFIKEVFAECNNNNIHTAFDSSLYVSNKAVLNVLDNTDTVLADIKHIDTEKSKYLTGAKNNLNIENLEIINKRSIPIWIRYVVIPGHTDDIDDIKVMSEFLANLNSVERIDLLPYHTLGKHKWEVLGLRYELEEVDPPSNENLKQIQIIIKEITKKNVITQE; translated from the coding sequence ATGACTGGGAAAATCCATTCAATAGATTCTTTTAGCACCTTAGATGGTCCTGGTATTAGAACCGTAATATTTATGCAAGGATGTAACCTAAGATGCAAATACTGCCATAACCCTGATTCTTGGGACCCAAAAGCTTCTTCAGCTAAAGAATATACAGTAGAAAGTCTAATGGAAATAATTTTTAAATCTAAACCATTTTTTGAAGCGTCAGGTGGAGGTATAACCTTTTCAGGGGGAGAGCCTTTATTGCAAGACGATTTTATTAAAGAAGTTTTTGCAGAGTGTAATAATAATAATATTCACACTGCTTTTGATAGTTCACTATACGTATCTAATAAAGCTGTACTAAATGTACTGGATAATACCGATACAGTTTTAGCTGATATCAAACATATTGATACAGAAAAAAGCAAATATTTAACTGGGGCAAAAAACAATTTAAATATAGAAAACTTAGAAATAATAAATAAAAGAAGTATTCCTATTTGGATTCGATACGTTGTAATACCAGGTCATACTGATGATATAGATGATATAAAAGTAATGTCGGAATTTTTAGCTAATCTAAATAGTGTTGAACGTATCGATTTATTACCCTATCACACATTGGGTAAACACAAATGGGAAGTTTTAGGATTAAGGTACGAACTTGAGGAAGTTGATCCACCGTCAAATGAAAATTTAAAACAAATCCAAATAATAATTAAAGAAATAACCAAAAAAAATGTAATCACACAGGAATAA